A region of Toxorhynchites rutilus septentrionalis strain SRP chromosome 1, ASM2978413v1, whole genome shotgun sequence DNA encodes the following proteins:
- the LOC129771631 gene encoding uncharacterized protein LOC129771631, which produces MSKRCCAASCYNSVATNRSVEYFGFPKSLEFATAWAKAAGREDLLQKSLNNIIKYFLCSEHFANECFEDPPNNRKLKKKSRPVVVPIPTIFHNNFEECVSNLLKEERCSQTIEEQLDYNSDCLPQDINGIERLADCDIAMGLVEPVLLGTVDDFIITESNQIAHTEIIPEVTKHESENDENNSTLGNLSARETLDHNEHVEPINCRLCLSVEENEPFIPIFQEGSEISYILYKILPDMIKPNDGFPQQICLLCHRNAIVSYNTIELFKAVQEKLKIM; this is translated from the exons ATGTCAAAAAGATGTTGTGCAGCTTCCTGCTACAACTCTGTAGCGACAAATCGATCCGTGGAATATTTTGGATTTCCAAAGAGTTTGGAATT TGCAACAGCTTGGGCTAAGGCAGCTGGCCGTGAGGATTTACTACAGAAGAGTTTGAACAATATTATAAAATACTTCCTCTGCTCGGAACATTTTGCCAACGAGTGTTTTGAAGATCCACCGAATAACAGAAAACTGAAAAAGAAATCACGACCGGTTGTGGTTCCTATACCAACAATATTTCATAATAACTTCGAGGAATGTGTATCCAATCTACTGAAGGAAGAACGTTGTAGCCAAACAATTGAAGAACAACTTGATTACAATTCTGATTGTTTACCTCAGGATATAAATGGCATTGAAAGGCTGGCGGACTGTGATATAGCAATGGGACTCGTAGAGCCAGTACTACTGGGGACAGTAGACGATTTTATTATTACCGAGTCCAACCAAATCGCGCACACAGAGATCATTCCAGAAGTGACCAAACATGAGTCTGAAAATGACGAAAATAACTCAACGCTAGGAAATCTATCAGCACGAGAAACTCTTGATCACAATGAACACGTTGAACCAATTAACTGTCGATTGTGCCTTTCGGTGGAAGAGAATGAACCCTTCATTCCTATTTTCCAAGAAGGAAGCGAGATTTCATACATACTATATAAGATACTGCCAGATATG ATAAAACCGAATGACGGCTTTCCTCAGCAGATTTGCCTGTTATGCCATAGAAATGCTATTGTGAGCTATAATACTATCGAGCTGTTTAAGGCGGTGCAagagaaattgaaaataatgtaa